The genomic segment AGAGTTCAGGAGAATGTTTGCCGTGCTTGGGCAGACCCGCAGGCGATCACCGATTCAAAGCGAAAGCAATGCAAGAACAATCCGAACCAGGAGAGAAGCATATGGAGCAAACAGCAACGGATACGATCGTCCTTATCCACGGGCTTTGGATGACCCCTTTGGCCTGGGAACATTGGGTTCATCGCTACGAACAACGGGGATTCAAGGTCATCACTCCCGGGTACCCGGGAGTCCAACAGGGAACTGCCGGGGTGGAAGCCCTCCGGCGTGACCCCTCCCCATTAGCAGACCTCGGCGTTCGTGAAGTGTTCGATCATTTGGCCGACATCGTTTCAGGAGTCAACACAAAGCCGATCCTGATGGGCCATTCCTTTGGAGGCACATTCGTCCAGATGCTTCTCGATGCCGGATATGGGACGGCGGGCGTCTCCATCGATGGCGCGGCCGTGAAGGGAGTCTTCGCGCTTCCATTTAGCGAGGTCAAGGCGACCTTCCCGGTACTGCACAATCCGGCGAATCTGCACCGCGCGGTTCCAATCACGGAGAAGGACTTCCACTACGCCTTCACCAACAACCTAAGCGAACAGGAATCGAAGGTTGTTTATGACCATTACGTCGTACCGGTGCCGGCACGAATCTTATTCCAGGGTGGATTCGCAAACTTCACGCCGCACGCAGCAACAACATATAACTTTGCCAACGATGATCGAGCTCCGTTGCTTTTCATTGCTGGAGGCAACGACCACATCCTGCCGCCATCCGTGCAATACGAGAACTTCGAGAAGAATGTCAAACACTCCGAAGCAATCACCGCCTACAAGCTTTTCCCTGGCCGCAGCCACTATACGTGCGGTGAGAATGGCTGGGAAGCGGTCGCGGACTTGGCGCTCGACTGGGCACTCGCGCCTTCAGCGGGCGAACTCAATTAGCTCAGGTCGGAGAGGCGATGAATATCGCCTCTCCACTTTGTTTCGCACTCTATAGATCTTCGAGGAAACTTCCTCGGTCTGTTCCTACTTCGTCACCGCAGCGCATAAGACGAGTCTCGCGCCTTTCGTTCACAAGGCTCCTACAGGAGTGAGCACCGGCCTTCGCAACCTCCGCGCCTCAAGACGGACTCCGCATGCCCAG from the Occallatibacter riparius genome contains:
- a CDS encoding alpha/beta hydrolase; protein product: MEQTATDTIVLIHGLWMTPLAWEHWVHRYEQRGFKVITPGYPGVQQGTAGVEALRRDPSPLADLGVREVFDHLADIVSGVNTKPILMGHSFGGTFVQMLLDAGYGTAGVSIDGAAVKGVFALPFSEVKATFPVLHNPANLHRAVPITEKDFHYAFTNNLSEQESKVVYDHYVVPVPARILFQGGFANFTPHAATTYNFANDDRAPLLFIAGGNDHILPPSVQYENFEKNVKHSEAITAYKLFPGRSHYTCGENGWEAVADLALDWALAPSAGELN